A section of the Balearica regulorum gibbericeps isolate bBalReg1 chromosome 6, bBalReg1.pri, whole genome shotgun sequence genome encodes:
- the CMKLR2 gene encoding chemerin-like receptor 2: MTFEDFENYSYFYDLSEEDESPQSSLSIAHMISLSFYSVAFLLGVPGNAIVIWFMGFKWDKSVSTLWFLNLAIADLIFVLFLPLYITYVAMGFHWPFGKWLCKINSFIALLNMFASVFFLTFISLDRYIRLVHPVFSYKYRTVRNTLILSGIIWMSAAIIGGPALYFRDTATVLNNVTICYNNFHVHDRELILLTHHILIWVRLAFGYLFPLVTMVICYSLLIVKVKRRTVLTSSRLFWTIIAVVVAFFVCWTPYHIFSIVELSAHHDENLHDLLQDGIPLSTGLGFINSCLNPILYVLISKKFQAQVKTTVSEVLKLALWEVSRSGTVSEQLWSSDNTHAPVHCCETVQ; encoded by the coding sequence ATGACATTTGAAGATTTTGAGAACTACTCTTATTTCTACGACCTGTCTGAGGAAGATGAATCACCCCAGTCTTCCCTCAGCATTGCCCATAtgatttccctttccttttacaGTGTGGCATTTCTGCTGGGAGTGCCAGGTAATGCCATCGTCATCTGGTTTATGGGCTTTAAGTGGGATAAATCTGTTTCTACACTCTGGTTCCTCAATCTGGCCATTGCAGATttgatttttgttctcttcctgcCGCTCTATATTACATACGTGGCAATGGGCTTCCACTGGCCTTTTGGGAAGTGGCTCTGCAAAATTAACTCATTCATTGCACTACTTAATATGTTTGCCagtgttttcttcctgacatTCATCAGTCTTGACCGCTACATCCGCCTGGTCCACCCAGTCTTTTCCTACAAGTATCGGACTGTAAGGAACACCCTCATTCTTAGCGGGATCATTTGGATGTCAGCTGCAATTATTGGTGGCCCTGCCTTATACTTTAGAGACACAGCTACAGTTCTCAACAATGTCACCATTTGCTACAATAACTTCCATGTGCATGACAGAGAACTTATTTTGCTGACACATCACATCCTCATTTGGGTGAGGCTTGCATTTGGTTACCTCTTTCCTCTAGTGACCATGGTCATTTGCTACTCATTGCTGATTGTCAAAGTGAAGAGGAGAACAGTATTGACTTCCAGCAGGCTTTTCTGGACCATCATTGCTGTAGttgtagctttttttgtttgctggaCACCTTATCACATATTCAGCATTGTGGAGCTGTCTGCTCACCATGATGAGAACTTGCATGACTTACTGCAGGATGGCATTCCCCTCTCCACTGGACTTGGTTTCATCAACAGTTGCCTCAATCCGATCCTCTATGTTCTGATTAGCAAAAAGTTCCAGGCCCAGGTCAAGACAACAGTCTCTGAGGTGCTAAAATTGGCACTGTGGGAGGTGAGCCGCTCAGGAACTGTCAGCGAGCAGCTGTGGAGCTCGGACAACACCCATGCGCCTGTGCACTGTTGTGAAACTGTTCAGTGA